One genomic segment of Anguilla anguilla isolate fAngAng1 chromosome 2, fAngAng1.pri, whole genome shotgun sequence includes these proteins:
- the lyrm1 gene encoding LYR motif containing protein 1: MTAATRQEVLSLYRRVLRIARTWKAQSALLQDTERERLYIAEEAQTLFRQNKQVTDPQSIKTYIEECQARIEIGLHYRNPYPRPTYLPPMGLATQKGRKLRAQARLRKQAKPIYLESHDETS, from the exons ATGACGGCAGCTACAAGGCAAGAGGTCCTCTCACTGTACAGACGCGTGCTGCGCATCGCTCGGACCTGGAAGGCACAGTCCGCACTGCTGCAggacactgagagagagagactctacATAGCTGAAGAGGCACAGACTCTGTTCAGACAGAACAAGCAG GTGACTGACCCGCAATCAATCAAGACGTACATAGAAGAATGCCAAGCAAGGATAGAAATTG ggCTGCATTACAGGAATCCATATCCACGGCCG ACATACCTTCCTCCAATGGGACTTGCCACTCAGAAAGGGAGAAAGCTACGCGCCCAGGCAAGACTGAGGAAGCAGGCCAAGCCCATTTACTTAGAGTCACATGACGAGACctcctga